One stretch of Comamonas testosteroni DNA includes these proteins:
- a CDS encoding ATP-binding protein, with protein MSPNHDLPPVFPLSAIQGQPTLVQALLLAAIEPQLGGVLIRGPRGTAKSTAARALADLLAPAPFVTLPLGASIEHVTGSLDLSKALSGHEVDFAPGLIAKAHDGVLYVDEINLLPDAIVDVLLDVAASGINRIERDGISHSHAARFLLIGTMNPEEGMLRPQLLDRLGLCVQLDNANDPQLRSSIVRARLRFDQDPQGFARSHATEQQEIRQRLAQARSRCRNASELAWSDDVHEAVALQCIAAQVDGLRADLVMLRAARALAAWQGSQSITPAHVAEVAPLVLQHRAAQPDPGSASQPRQTPASTPPAAPAAQSGRDSKDRVEPGTQVPASHSPAIGEPGATSSLPQDTGPGLEQPPAGWGQARAVSSVAFEAQQADAMAQAALEALAAKKARASGPLR; from the coding sequence ATGAGCCCGAACCACGATCTGCCCCCCGTATTCCCACTCTCTGCCATACAGGGACAGCCCACCCTGGTACAGGCCCTGTTGCTGGCCGCTATCGAGCCCCAGCTGGGCGGCGTGCTGATTCGAGGTCCGCGCGGCACGGCAAAGTCCACGGCGGCCCGTGCACTGGCGGATCTGCTGGCACCTGCGCCTTTCGTCACCCTGCCGCTAGGTGCCTCCATCGAGCATGTGACCGGCAGTCTGGACTTGTCCAAGGCGCTCTCTGGCCACGAAGTGGACTTCGCTCCGGGTCTGATCGCCAAGGCGCACGATGGCGTGCTCTATGTCGATGAAATCAATCTGCTGCCCGATGCCATCGTCGATGTGTTGCTTGATGTGGCAGCCTCCGGCATCAATCGCATAGAGCGCGACGGCATCTCGCACAGCCATGCCGCGCGCTTTTTGCTGATCGGCACCATGAACCCCGAAGAAGGCATGCTGCGACCACAGTTGCTGGACCGGCTGGGCCTGTGCGTGCAACTGGACAATGCCAATGATCCGCAACTGCGCAGCAGCATTGTCAGGGCCAGGCTGCGCTTTGATCAGGACCCCCAGGGCTTTGCCCGATCTCATGCAACCGAGCAACAGGAGATTCGCCAAAGGCTGGCGCAGGCCCGCAGCCGTTGTCGCAATGCCTCGGAGCTGGCATGGAGTGATGACGTCCACGAGGCCGTGGCCCTGCAGTGCATTGCCGCCCAGGTCGACGGGCTGCGGGCCGACCTGGTCATGCTGCGCGCTGCACGCGCCCTGGCGGCCTGGCAAGGCAGTCAGAGCATCACGCCAGCCCATGTGGCCGAAGTCGCGCCACTGGTGCTGCAGCATCGCGCTGCCCAGCCAGACCCGGGCAGCGCCAGTCAGCCCCGGCAGACACCGGCCAGCACACCACCAGCCGCGCCCGCAGCCCAATCCGGCAGGGACAGCAAAGACCGCGTAGAGCCTGGTACCCAGGTGCCAGCATCCCATTCGCCGGCCATCGGCGAGCCCGGCGCCACCAGCTCCTTGCCTCAAGACACAGGTCCGGGCCTCGAACAGCCGCCTGCCGGCTGGGGGCAAGCTCGGGCCGTGAGCAGCGTCGCATTTGAGGCTCAACAGGCCGACGCCATGGCGCAGGCAGCCCTGGAGGCCCTGGCCGCAAAAAAAGCCCGAGCCTCCGGTCCGCTGCGCTGA
- the cobN gene encoding cobaltochelatase subunit CobN: MHLLSSRPGGFVEDDSIITRLDQTPADMVVLSSADTTLSLLADAYRMWLQAEPQATGSVPTLRLANLLHLRQSASLDLYIDEVLQHARLVIVDHLGAESTWPYGIEQLQKLARRKGQKLAMFSGDNQEDPELLAKGTLEPEQSRALWQYLRAGGLGNAREFLRMAAAWGLNQGREGAPVRVLPPVAVHVPQSWLADDAGHLAGLDDLQARWQPGAPVAMLVFYRSHLLAANTEAFDAMANALLARGLNPLPLALESLKDGLCLQTLRSLCIAHQVQIILNTTAFAALGEHARTGEVADALAGDIPVLQVIASGSNREDWLADSQGLRPRDIAMQVVLPEMDGRIMTRAMSFKGLAHRCELTQADVISYQAEPDRIAWIAELAWRWCRLRSKPAAQKKAALILANYPGSEARMGSGVGLDTPESVIALLDQLSVDGWQLGDAAARPDSGLALMGLLQQGIANDPKKWPLRPASQGYSLQAYQQRLAKLPGDMAQAIAERWGAPEQDPMLRDGWFMIAGLQLGHVFVGIQPARTLDGRNDYTSYHDAELVPPHHYLAFYFWLRDVFGVDAMVHVGKHGNLEWLPGKSLALSQQCWPDAILGPLPHIYPFIVNDPGEGAQAKRRSQAVIIDHLMPPLTRAENHGPMQELERLVDEYYEALLVDLRRSGLLRKQILDCARRQDLLRELGLEAADAQPDADEQLLERIDAYLCELKETQIRDGLHIFGSSPQGQLRESTLVSLARYPGNAGSEQGLLSALAADLLPAMDWNPLDMDAAAPWNGPRPAELQQQDAGSWRHGGDTRERLELLALQVIARPELARDWPHTQEVLRRIEQQIAPSLDACGPQELRQFSRALQGRFVPPGPSGSPSRGRCDTLPTGRNFYTVDTRAIPTQTAWALGQQSAQRVLERYLQEHGEYPQAIGLSVWGTATMRTGGDDIAQAFALIGVRPKWAAGSQRVTDFEVIPAVGLRRPRVDVTLRISGFFRDAFPNVVQMFDAAVRAVAELDEDAEDNPIRARMLRDTQTAMDQGLSADAAREQALWRVFGAPTGSYGASMHEMLRTGQWTDAGDFARHYLHWGAYAYGQQADGVPARAALERRLQALDVVLQNQDSREHDLLDSSEYYQHQGGMVAAVRHLGGSDPAIYHGDHGNPQSARIRSLAEEIGRVVRARVTNPKWIAGAMRHGYKGAFEMAATVDYLFGFDATTALVSDQHYAMVTQAYVEDENVRQFLRQHNPQALGDIVSRLLEAIDRGMWEQPGEHHQSLLAQMLEHEEFMEGQVSQ; encoded by the coding sequence ATGCACCTGCTCAGCTCCCGCCCTGGCGGCTTTGTCGAAGACGACAGCATCATCACCCGTCTGGACCAGACGCCTGCCGATATGGTGGTGCTCAGTTCCGCCGACACCACGCTGTCGCTGCTGGCCGATGCCTACCGGATGTGGCTGCAGGCCGAGCCCCAGGCCACTGGGTCCGTGCCCACGCTGCGGCTCGCCAATCTGCTGCATCTGCGCCAGAGCGCCTCGCTCGATCTGTATATCGACGAGGTGCTGCAGCATGCCAGGCTGGTCATCGTCGACCACCTGGGAGCCGAGTCCACCTGGCCCTACGGCATCGAGCAGCTGCAAAAGCTGGCGCGCCGCAAGGGCCAGAAGCTGGCCATGTTCTCGGGCGACAACCAGGAAGACCCGGAGCTGCTGGCCAAGGGAACGCTGGAGCCCGAGCAAAGCCGCGCGCTGTGGCAATATCTGCGCGCTGGCGGCCTGGGCAATGCGCGCGAGTTCCTGCGCATGGCGGCAGCCTGGGGCCTGAACCAGGGCCGCGAGGGCGCGCCCGTGCGGGTTCTGCCCCCCGTGGCCGTGCATGTGCCACAAAGCTGGCTGGCTGACGATGCCGGGCATCTTGCGGGCCTCGACGACCTGCAGGCACGCTGGCAGCCCGGCGCCCCCGTCGCCATGTTGGTGTTCTACCGCTCGCATCTGCTGGCGGCCAATACCGAGGCCTTCGATGCCATGGCTAACGCCCTGCTCGCGCGCGGCCTGAACCCACTGCCGCTGGCTCTGGAGTCGCTCAAGGACGGGCTGTGTCTGCAGACGCTGCGCTCCCTGTGCATCGCCCACCAGGTGCAGATCATCCTCAACACCACGGCATTTGCCGCACTGGGAGAGCATGCGCGCACGGGTGAAGTGGCCGACGCGCTGGCGGGCGACATCCCGGTGCTGCAGGTGATTGCCAGCGGCAGCAACCGCGAAGACTGGTTGGCCGACAGCCAGGGCCTGCGCCCGCGCGACATTGCCATGCAGGTGGTGCTGCCCGAAATGGATGGCCGCATCATGACGCGCGCCATGAGCTTCAAGGGCCTGGCTCATCGCTGCGAGCTGACGCAAGCCGACGTGATCAGCTACCAGGCCGAGCCCGACCGCATTGCCTGGATTGCCGAGCTGGCCTGGCGCTGGTGTCGTCTGCGCAGCAAGCCCGCAGCGCAGAAGAAAGCCGCGCTGATACTGGCCAACTACCCGGGCAGCGAGGCGCGCATGGGCAGCGGCGTGGGCCTCGATACGCCGGAATCCGTGATCGCCCTGCTGGATCAGCTGTCAGTTGACGGCTGGCAGCTGGGCGATGCCGCTGCGCGACCCGACTCCGGTCTGGCTCTGATGGGCCTGCTGCAGCAAGGCATTGCCAACGACCCCAAAAAATGGCCTCTGCGTCCCGCGAGCCAGGGCTATTCGCTGCAGGCCTATCAACAGCGCCTGGCAAAGCTGCCCGGCGATATGGCCCAGGCCATAGCCGAGCGCTGGGGTGCGCCCGAGCAGGACCCCATGCTGCGCGATGGCTGGTTCATGATTGCCGGCCTGCAGCTGGGCCATGTCTTCGTGGGCATACAACCCGCGCGCACGCTCGATGGACGCAATGACTACACCAGCTATCACGACGCCGAGCTGGTGCCGCCCCATCACTACCTGGCGTTCTACTTCTGGCTGCGCGATGTGTTCGGCGTGGACGCCATGGTCCATGTGGGCAAGCACGGCAATCTGGAATGGCTGCCAGGCAAGAGCCTCGCACTGTCGCAGCAATGCTGGCCCGATGCCATCCTCGGCCCGCTGCCGCATATCTATCCTTTCATCGTCAACGACCCCGGTGAGGGAGCACAGGCAAAGCGCCGCAGCCAGGCTGTCATCATCGACCATCTGATGCCGCCGCTCACGCGCGCCGAGAATCACGGCCCCATGCAGGAGCTGGAACGCCTGGTGGACGAATACTACGAAGCCTTGCTGGTCGATCTGCGCCGCTCCGGCCTGTTGCGCAAGCAGATTCTGGACTGCGCCAGACGCCAGGATCTGCTGCGCGAACTCGGCCTCGAAGCGGCGGACGCGCAGCCCGATGCCGACGAGCAACTGCTGGAGCGCATCGATGCCTATCTGTGCGAACTCAAGGAAACCCAGATCCGCGATGGCCTGCATATCTTCGGCAGCTCCCCCCAAGGTCAGTTGCGTGAATCCACCCTGGTCTCACTGGCGCGCTATCCCGGCAATGCCGGCAGCGAGCAGGGCCTGCTCAGCGCACTGGCAGCCGACCTGCTGCCGGCCATGGACTGGAACCCCCTGGACATGGACGCCGCAGCCCCCTGGAACGGCCCGCGCCCGGCCGAGCTGCAGCAGCAGGATGCCGGCAGTTGGCGCCACGGCGGCGATACGCGCGAGCGGCTCGAGTTGCTGGCCCTGCAGGTCATTGCCCGGCCCGAGCTGGCCCGCGACTGGCCGCACACCCAGGAGGTGCTCAGACGCATAGAGCAGCAGATTGCACCGTCACTGGACGCCTGCGGCCCGCAGGAGCTGCGGCAGTTCTCGCGTGCACTGCAAGGGCGCTTTGTGCCGCCCGGGCCCAGCGGCTCGCCCTCGCGCGGGCGCTGCGACACCTTGCCCACAGGGCGCAACTTCTACACCGTGGACACCCGCGCCATCCCCACCCAGACCGCCTGGGCGCTGGGACAACAGTCCGCTCAGCGCGTGCTGGAGCGCTATCTGCAGGAACATGGCGAATATCCGCAGGCCATCGGTCTTTCCGTCTGGGGAACGGCCACCATGCGTACCGGGGGTGACGATATCGCCCAGGCCTTTGCCCTGATCGGGGTTCGCCCCAAATGGGCGGCCGGCAGCCAGCGCGTGACCGACTTTGAAGTCATTCCCGCCGTGGGGCTGCGTCGCCCGCGTGTCGACGTGACGCTGCGCATCAGCGGTTTTTTCCGCGATGCCTTTCCCAATGTCGTGCAGATGTTCGATGCCGCAGTACGTGCCGTGGCCGAACTCGATGAGGACGCCGAGGACAACCCTATCCGCGCCCGCATGCTGCGTGACACGCAAACCGCAATGGACCAGGGCCTGAGCGCCGACGCGGCCCGCGAACAGGCGCTGTGGCGCGTTTTCGGTGCGCCCACCGGCAGCTATGGAGCCAGCATGCATGAGATGCTGCGTACCGGCCAGTGGACCGACGCGGGCGACTTTGCACGCCACTATCTGCACTGGGGAGCCTACGCCTACGGCCAGCAGGCCGATGGCGTGCCGGCCCGCGCCGCGCTGGAGCGGCGTCTGCAGGCACTCGATGTGGTGCTGCAGAACCAGGACAGCCGCGAGCATGACCTGCTGGACTCCAGCGAGTACTACCAGCATCAGGGCGGGATGGTAGCAGCCGTGCGCCATCTGGGCGGCAGCGACCCTGCCATCTACCATGGCGACCATGGCAATCCTCAGTCTGCCAGGATTCGCTCCCTGGCCGAGGAGATCGGCCGCGTGGTGCGCGCCCGCGTCACCAACCCCAAGTGGATTGCGGGCGCCATGCGCCACGGCTACAAGGGCGCCTTCGAAATGGCGGCCACGGTGGACTATCTGTTCGGCTTCGATGCCACCACCGCGCTGGTTTCGGACCAGCATTACGCCATGGTCACCCAGGCCTATGTGGAGGATGAGAACGTGCGCCAGTTTCTGCGCCAGCACAATCCACAGGCGCTGGGCGATATCGTCTCGCGCCTGCTGGAAGCCATAGACCGCGGCATGTGGGAGCAGCCCGGCGAACATCACCAGAGCCTGCTGGCCCAGATGCTGGAGCACGAAGAATTCATGGAAGGACAGGTTTCCCAATGA
- the cobW gene encoding cobalamin biosynthesis protein CobW, with translation MQTTKIPATIVTGFLGSGKTTLMRHILEQARGLRVAVIVNEFGELGIDGEILKTCAIGCKEEGGADGQIYELANGCMCCTVQEEFFPVMKALAERRADIDVLLIETSGLALPKPLVQAFQWPDIANVFTVDSVVTVVDTPAAAAGQFAHDPHAVDEQRQADPNLDHDASLHELFEDQLSAADLVVLSKADLVTAEQLGQVRALVADEVPASVKMIEAVQGQVPLNVLLGQHRAAELSIDDKHSHHDHDEDHDHDAFDSLHLDLGAVDRERLMQALQSIVEQHGVLRVKGFAALPGKKMRLLVQGVGRRFDAYFDRAWAEGEAAATRLVFIGKQLDAAVLRQALLGAQA, from the coding sequence ATGCAAACCACCAAGATCCCCGCCACCATCGTCACCGGCTTTCTCGGCAGCGGCAAGACCACGCTCATGCGCCATATCCTGGAACAGGCCAGGGGTCTGCGCGTGGCCGTCATCGTCAACGAGTTTGGCGAACTGGGCATTGACGGCGAAATCCTCAAGACCTGCGCCATAGGCTGCAAGGAAGAAGGCGGTGCCGATGGACAAATCTACGAGCTGGCCAACGGCTGCATGTGCTGCACCGTGCAGGAAGAGTTCTTCCCCGTCATGAAGGCCCTGGCCGAACGCCGCGCCGACATTGATGTGCTGCTGATCGAAACCAGTGGTCTGGCCCTGCCCAAACCCCTGGTCCAGGCCTTCCAGTGGCCCGACATTGCCAATGTCTTCACCGTCGATTCCGTGGTCACCGTGGTCGACACGCCCGCTGCGGCTGCCGGCCAGTTCGCCCATGATCCGCATGCCGTCGATGAACAGCGTCAGGCCGACCCCAATCTGGACCATGACGCCAGCCTGCATGAGCTGTTCGAAGACCAGCTCTCGGCCGCCGACCTGGTGGTGCTGTCCAAGGCCGATCTGGTCACGGCCGAACAGCTCGGCCAGGTCCGTGCCCTGGTGGCAGATGAAGTACCGGCCAGCGTGAAGATGATCGAAGCCGTGCAGGGCCAGGTGCCGCTGAACGTGCTGCTGGGCCAGCATCGCGCCGCCGAGCTGTCGATCGACGACAAGCACAGCCACCACGACCATGACGAAGACCACGACCACGATGCCTTCGACTCCCTGCACCTCGACCTGGGTGCCGTGGACCGCGAGCGCCTGATGCAGGCCCTGCAGTCCATCGTGGAGCAACATGGCGTGCTGCGCGTCAAGGGCTTTGCCGCTCTGCCGGGCAAGAAGATGCGTCTGCTGGTGCAAGGCGTGGGTCGCCGCTTCGATGCCTATTTCGACCGTGCCTGGGCCGAGGGCGAAGCTGCAGCCACGCGCCTGGTGTTCATCGGCAAGCAGCTGGACGCCGCCGTGCTGCGCCAGGCCTTGCTGGGCGCACAGGCATGA
- a CDS encoding (2Fe-2S) ferredoxin domain-containing protein: MKASLAMQQLADAQTAATMSLSIILLSRGGAYSAGLTELNDLAARLETAMTAAGKPVQQVSTAYVDRAQPTLNEALDLCATSWTILILPVMVPDEASLRRWLHKLIMRWRAARDSSQPSPRLVFGQPLLQLPGLTELLARSVEEALRQPDVPEVLGDDPWEHDPKGWSLVPEHRHHVLWCVGPRCAAKGALQLWPTLTRTIRETPGLKSQLQPLQTGCQYPCNHGPLMIVYPDGVWYGPMDADSMLATLTGHVLHDRVNAERHVHGPVALKRP, from the coding sequence GTGAAGGCATCCCTTGCCATGCAACAGCTCGCAGACGCACAGACAGCGGCGACGATGTCGCTGTCCATCATCCTGCTCAGCCGTGGCGGCGCATATAGCGCGGGCCTGACAGAGCTGAACGACCTGGCCGCACGGCTGGAAACGGCCATGACTGCTGCGGGCAAGCCTGTGCAGCAGGTGAGCACCGCCTATGTGGACCGCGCCCAGCCCACGCTGAACGAGGCGCTGGACCTGTGCGCCACCTCATGGACCATCCTGATCCTGCCCGTGATGGTGCCCGACGAGGCGTCGCTGCGCCGCTGGCTGCACAAGCTCATCATGCGCTGGCGTGCAGCACGTGATTCCTCACAGCCCTCACCGCGCCTGGTTTTTGGTCAGCCGCTGTTGCAGCTGCCCGGGCTGACCGAGCTACTGGCGCGGTCCGTGGAAGAAGCACTGCGCCAGCCCGATGTGCCCGAGGTGCTGGGCGACGATCCATGGGAGCACGACCCCAAAGGCTGGTCGCTGGTGCCCGAGCACCGCCATCATGTGCTGTGGTGCGTAGGCCCGCGCTGCGCTGCCAAGGGAGCGCTGCAGCTATGGCCCACGCTGACGCGCACGATACGCGAAACCCCGGGACTGAAAAGCCAGCTACAGCCGCTGCAGACCGGCTGCCAGTACCCCTGCAACCATGGTCCGCTGATGATCGTCTACCCCGATGGCGTCTGGTACGGTCCCATGGATGCCGACAGCATGCTGGCCACTCTCACGGGCCATGTGCTGCATGACCGCGTCAATGCGGAACGCCATGTCCACGGGCCGGTCGCCTTGAAGCGCCCCTGA
- a CDS encoding ABC transporter substrate-binding protein produces the protein MLRRPVAMQAIGLNRPCASALLAASLLLAGCDKAPEPQAVAVSTRQHRPALELPVCGQTVRYDKVPQRAVTHDVNITESFLYLGLGRRLVGYSGIPSSKEISPQLKPWLQRLPDLSSQGLNLEVLLGAEADFVFGGWSYGFRQGAVTPERLASHGIASYVLSESCIRVQKRERIALDDALLDMENISRIFGVLQQTQPRIDKLRASQALLRQQMQGNRTAPRVFVYDSGQEIPVTVGHFGMPQAMLDEAGASNIFADLSQNWQRGNWEDVIERDPEWIVIIDYGQPDAQGKIDFLLQKKELEAVSAIRNRRFFVMSYAEATPGPRNIEAAQRLAAALHPERKISVQRVEFSAGELP, from the coding sequence ATGCTGCGCAGGCCTGTTGCCATGCAAGCTATTGGCTTGAATCGCCCCTGCGCCTCGGCGCTGCTGGCCGCCTCGCTGCTGCTGGCCGGTTGCGACAAAGCACCCGAGCCGCAGGCGGTTGCAGTATCGACGCGCCAGCATCGGCCAGCGCTGGAGTTGCCGGTGTGTGGGCAGACCGTGCGCTATGACAAGGTTCCCCAGCGCGCCGTCACCCACGACGTCAACATCACCGAGAGCTTTCTCTATCTGGGCCTGGGCCGGCGCCTGGTCGGCTACTCGGGCATCCCCTCCAGCAAGGAGATCAGCCCCCAGCTCAAGCCCTGGCTGCAGCGCCTGCCCGATCTTTCATCCCAGGGCCTGAATCTGGAGGTATTGCTGGGCGCCGAAGCCGACTTTGTCTTTGGCGGCTGGAGCTATGGCTTTCGCCAAGGTGCAGTGACCCCGGAGCGCCTGGCCAGCCACGGCATCGCCTCCTATGTGCTGTCCGAGTCCTGCATCCGCGTGCAAAAGCGCGAGCGCATCGCACTGGACGATGCATTGCTGGACATGGAGAACATCAGCCGCATATTTGGCGTCCTCCAGCAGACCCAGCCACGCATAGACAAGCTGCGGGCCTCCCAGGCCCTGCTGCGCCAGCAGATGCAAGGCAATCGCACGGCGCCGCGCGTCTTTGTCTACGACAGCGGCCAGGAGATTCCCGTCACCGTCGGCCACTTCGGCATGCCGCAAGCCATGCTGGACGAAGCCGGTGCCAGCAATATCTTTGCAGACCTGAGCCAGAACTGGCAGCGCGGCAACTGGGAAGACGTGATCGAGCGCGACCCCGAGTGGATCGTGATCATTGACTACGGCCAGCCCGATGCTCAGGGCAAGATCGACTTCCTGCTGCAAAAAAAGGAGCTTGAAGCGGTTTCCGCCATTCGCAATCGCCGGTTCTTCGTGATGAGCTATGCCGAGGCCACGCCCGGCCCGCGCAATATCGAAGCCGCGCAGCGCCTGGCAGCCGCCTTGCACCCCGAGCGCAAGATCAGCGTTCAGCGCGTGGAGTTTTCTGCAGGAGAGCTGCCGTGA
- a CDS encoding TonB-dependent receptor, producing MAQQSLPEVTVRENRLPSHELQTSQPATTASHVDVPVLDLPASVSGVSSLQIDERADYRVSDAVTRTVGLSASGAPGNGGLSFSSRGFSGVNSIGIAEDGIMLGVASGTVNYPGDSWGYERIEVLRGPASLMYGSGTTGATMNAIRKQPSRERSTEVLLGAGSHGRAYAGIGASGALGETLSYRLDAYGDRTDGERELGKASSGKLMSALRWTPRSDLTVDLSADISQQKPERYFGTPVVDGQIVRELRKKNYNVLDAIDQFKDQRFRAKAQWRASDTLTVRNELYHFRSDRHWKNIEAYDYQPATGQVGRSDYLEIGHDVQQTGNRMGLDLKAASHQIAMGWDISNAQFTSSSNSPYTGQSTVSAFEPQHGYWDSPDAYLPRMNSSIRQNALYLEDAWKISEQWLLMAGMRRDWYAFSRNNIQDGSGFDKPLNGTSWRLGLTHKFDALSSAYVQTSTGHDPVTSLLSIAQSQSGFSLSQGRQIEVGYKQQLPNGRGEWTVAAYRIVKDDIITRDPDRPALSVQGGKQSSRGLELTGLIHASKTLRFEGNLSYVDAKFDRLLEGSKGVDRTGNRPSNVPRVTANLWGHYRTGPWQASLGLRYVGDRFSDNANTTRLPSYVVTDAVLSWDMNPRTTLRLVGRNLTNRLYATSAQSSNQWLLGRGRSVELSAVMRF from the coding sequence ATGGCCCAGCAGTCCCTGCCCGAAGTCACAGTGCGGGAAAACCGTCTGCCCTCGCATGAGCTGCAGACCAGCCAGCCGGCAACCACGGCGTCCCATGTGGATGTACCCGTGCTGGACCTTCCTGCCAGTGTCAGCGGCGTGTCTTCGCTGCAGATCGACGAGCGTGCTGACTACCGGGTCTCCGACGCCGTCACCCGCACCGTAGGCCTGAGCGCATCGGGCGCCCCTGGCAATGGCGGGCTGTCTTTTTCAAGTCGCGGCTTCAGTGGAGTGAACTCCATCGGCATTGCCGAGGACGGCATCATGCTGGGCGTGGCCTCGGGCACCGTCAACTATCCGGGCGACAGCTGGGGCTATGAGCGCATCGAAGTGCTGCGCGGCCCCGCATCGCTGATGTATGGCAGCGGCACCACAGGTGCCACCATGAACGCCATCCGCAAGCAGCCCAGCCGCGAGCGCTCCACCGAAGTGCTGCTGGGAGCAGGCAGCCACGGCAGGGCCTACGCCGGCATCGGCGCCAGTGGCGCACTGGGCGAGACCCTGAGCTACCGGCTCGATGCCTATGGCGACCGCACCGACGGCGAGCGCGAGCTGGGCAAGGCCAGCAGCGGCAAGCTGATGAGCGCACTGCGCTGGACGCCGCGCAGCGATCTGACCGTGGACCTGAGCGCCGACATCAGCCAGCAAAAGCCCGAGCGCTATTTCGGCACACCCGTGGTCGACGGGCAGATCGTCAGGGAGTTGCGCAAAAAGAATTACAACGTGCTCGATGCCATCGATCAGTTCAAGGACCAGCGTTTTCGCGCCAAGGCCCAATGGCGTGCCAGTGACACGCTGACAGTGCGCAACGAGCTCTATCACTTCAGGTCCGATCGCCACTGGAAGAATATCGAGGCTTACGACTACCAGCCGGCCACTGGCCAGGTGGGGCGATCCGACTATCTGGAAATCGGCCACGATGTGCAGCAGACGGGCAATCGCATGGGGCTAGACCTCAAGGCCGCCAGCCACCAGATCGCCATGGGCTGGGACATCTCCAACGCCCAGTTCACCAGCAGCAGCAACTCGCCCTACACCGGTCAGTCCACGGTTTCGGCCTTCGAGCCGCAGCATGGCTACTGGGACAGCCCCGACGCCTATCTGCCGCGCATGAACTCCAGCATCCGCCAGAATGCGCTGTATCTCGAAGATGCCTGGAAGATCAGCGAACAGTGGCTGCTGATGGCCGGCATGCGCCGCGACTGGTATGCCTTCTCGCGCAACAATATTCAGGACGGATCGGGTTTTGACAAGCCGCTGAACGGCACCTCCTGGCGCCTGGGCCTGACTCACAAGTTCGATGCACTCAGCAGCGCCTATGTGCAGACCAGCACCGGCCATGACCCCGTCACCAGCCTGCTGTCGATTGCCCAGTCGCAATCGGGCTTCAGCCTCAGCCAGGGCCGCCAGATCGAAGTCGGCTACAAGCAGCAGCTGCCCAATGGGCGTGGCGAATGGACCGTGGCGGCCTATCGCATCGTCAAGGACGACATCATCACCCGCGACCCCGATCGTCCGGCACTATCGGTTCAGGGCGGCAAGCAGTCGTCCAGGGGGCTGGAGCTGACCGGCCTCATCCATGCCAGCAAGACACTGCGCTTCGAAGGCAATCTGTCCTATGTGGATGCAAAGTTCGATCGTCTGCTCGAAGGCAGCAAGGGGGTGGACCGTACAGGCAACCGCCCCAGCAACGTGCCGCGCGTGACGGCCAACCTCTGGGGCCACTACCGCACCGGCCCATGGCAGGCTTCGCTGGGCCTGCGCTACGTGGGCGACCGCTTTTCCGACAACGCCAACACCACCCGCCTGCCCTCTTATGTAGTGACCGATGCCGTGCTGAGCTGGGATATGAACCCGCGCACCACGCTGCGTCTGGTGGGCCGCAACCTGACCAACCGCCTCTACGCCACATCGGCCCAAAGCAGCAATCAATGGTTGCTGGGGCGCGGCCGCAGCGTGGAGCTGTCCGCTGTGATGCGCTTCTGA
- a CDS encoding ABC transporter ATP-binding protein, which produces MSSAPSSSCLLEASRLHWQTAAASIVKDISLHIRHGELVGLLGPNGSGKSTLLRMIYRMLRPASGTVCIDGQDVWQRSARDNARSMAVLTQENASEFDLRVCDVVLMGRTPHQRSFARDSEQDFRIVAQSLAQVQAQSLAQRMFSTLSGGEKQRVLMARALAQQTRLLVLDEPTNHLDVRHQFELMNLIRSLGLTTLAALHELPLAAHYCDRLYLLKAGELVAQGTPAQVLTEQTIAEVYGVRAQVRIAERSGKPLIEFMPDELL; this is translated from the coding sequence GTGAGTTCCGCACCCAGCTCTTCCTGCCTGCTGGAGGCCAGCCGCCTGCATTGGCAGACGGCGGCCGCCTCCATTGTCAAGGACATCAGCCTGCATATCCGGCATGGCGAACTGGTCGGCTTGCTCGGCCCCAACGGCAGCGGCAAGTCCACACTGCTGCGCATGATCTACCGCATGCTCAGGCCTGCGAGCGGTACGGTCTGCATAGACGGACAGGACGTCTGGCAGCGCAGCGCTCGCGACAATGCCCGCTCCATGGCGGTGCTGACCCAGGAAAACGCCAGCGAGTTCGATCTGCGCGTCTGCGATGTGGTGCTCATGGGTCGCACGCCGCACCAGAGATCTTTCGCCCGGGACAGCGAGCAAGACTTTCGCATCGTCGCCCAGTCCCTGGCCCAGGTCCAGGCCCAGTCGCTGGCACAGCGCATGTTCTCCACCCTGTCAGGTGGCGAGAAGCAGCGCGTGCTCATGGCCAGGGCATTGGCCCAGCAGACCAGGCTGCTGGTGCTGGACGAGCCCACCAATCACCTGGACGTACGCCACCAGTTCGAGCTGATGAACCTGATCCGCAGCCTGGGCCTGACCACGCTGGCCGCGCTGCACGAGCTGCCACTGGCTGCCCACTACTGCGACCGCCTGTACCTGCTCAAGGCAGGTGAACTGGTGGCACAGGGCACGCCGGCCCAGGTGCTGACCGAGCAGACCATTGCCGAAGTCTATGGAGTACGTGCCCAGGTACGCATCGCCGAGCGCAGCGGCAAACCGCTGATCGAGTTCATGCCGGACGAGTTGCTCTAA